DNA sequence from the Caldilineales bacterium genome:
TCAGCCTACTTTGATGCCAGGTGTCGACTGCTCGGCCGAGCCGGCGTTTGCGCCCCTGCCTGGATTATGTGAGTTCCGCCTACTTTAACTCATCTCCCTCTCTTCGGGAAACTTTGACGCCCACCCGATTCGCAGCCCCATTGACAAAACCGCCAAGAACGCCTACGATAGAGCCAACCAATAACACCCAGGGGAGCTGGGGCAAGCCCGGCTGAGAGGATGACCGTATTCGTCATCGACCCCCACACCTGACCCGGACAATGCCGGCGTAGGGACGGAACCATTGCCACCACCAGCCACCGGCCCTCCACCGGTGGCTTTTTTCATCTCCCCCCAATCTCCAATCTCCAATCTCCAATCTCTCATCTCCGTCCTCCGTCCTCCGCCCTCCGTCCTCCGTCCTCCGCCCTCCGCCCTCCGTCCTCCGCCCTCCGCCCTCCGCCCTCCATCCCTCCCCCCATGCGCGCCGTCCTCTTTGCCAACGGCCACCTCCCCCACCCCCTGGCCGCCCGCCGTCGCCTGCTGCCCGATGACCTCATCCTCTGCGCCGATGGCGGCAGCCGCCATGCCCTGGCCCTGGGCCTGCGCCCCCACCTGGTGATCGGCGACCTGGACAGCCTGGCCATCGCCGACCGCGCCCACCTCGACCGACTTGGCTGCACCATCGAGCAACACCCAGCCGACAAAGACGCCACCGACCTGGAACTGGCCCTCCACGCCGCCCGTCGCCTGGGCGCCGATGAAGTTCTCTTGCTGGCGGCATTGGGCGGTCGCCTGGATCAGGCGCTTGCCAACCTCCTGCTCCTGGCCGGACCTCAGTTTGCCGACCTGCGCCTGAGCCTGGCCGACGGCGAACAAACAGCCTGGGTCGTTCGCGACCGCCTGAGCGTGACCGGGCGGCCGGGCGACACCGTCTCGACCCTCGCCCTCAGCCCCCAGGTCGAGGGCCTCACCTATCACGGCGGCCTGCGCTGGCCGCTGCACGACTTCACCCTGCCATTCGGCAGCAGCCGCGGGGTCAGCAACGAGATGACTGCCGCCATCGCCCCCATCTCCTTGCGCCGCGGCGTCCTCCTCGTCATCCACATCCCCGCCCACCTTTTCCCGGAGATCCCGCTATGAACCACCTCCTGCGCCTCTCCCTCCTGCTCCTGCTCCCGCTCGTCCTCCTGGCCTGCGCGCCGCCGGCCGCCCCTGCCGCCCAACCCGAAGCCCTCATCCTCGTCACCCATGACAGCTTCGACATCAGCGCCGAGGTCCTCGACCAATTCAAGCAAGAGACCGGCATCGAGGTGCAGATACTCAAGACGGGCGACGCCGGCGAGATGCTCAACACCCTCCTGCTCTCGTCAGAAAACCCCCTGGGCGATGTCGTCTACGGCATCGACAACGCTTTCCTCAGCCGCGCCCTCCAGGCTGGCCTCTTCGCCCCCTACCCCAGCCCTCTCCTGGCTGACATCCCCGACCCGCTGGAACTCGACCCCGGCCACAGCCTGCTGCCAGTCGATTTCGGCTACGTCACCCTCAACTATGACAAAGCCTGGTTCGAGAAAAAGGGCCTGGCCCCGCCGAGCGATCTCGCTGACCTGACCCAACCCGCCTACAAATCCCTCACCGTCGTCCAGAACCCGGCCAGCTCCTCGCCCGGCCTGGCCTTCATGCTGACCACCATCGCCCGTTTTGGCGCGACCGGCGCCACCACCTGGTTGGACTACTGGCGCGACCTGCGGGCCAACGACGTGCAGATCGCCGACGGCTGGAGCGAGGCCTACTACGGGGGCTTCACGGTCGGCTCTGGCGGCGAGGGCGACCGCCCCATCGTCGTCAGCTACGCCACCAGCCCGGCGGCCGAAGTCTACTTCAACAACCTGACCGAGCCGCCGACCACCAGCATCGACGCCCCCGGCAACAGCTTCGAGCAGATCGAATTCGTCGGCATCCTGGCCAACAGCCGGCGCCAGGAAGCCGCCCGCCGTCTGGTCGATTTCCTCCTCAGCCCGACCTTCCAGGAGGACATCCCCCTGCACATGTTCGTCTACCCGGCCAACGAGAAGGCGGACGCCGGCGAACTCTTCGAGCAGTGGGCCGCCATCCCCAGCCAACCGGCCCGCCTTGCCCCCGACGCCATCGCCGCCGGACGCGAGGGCTGGATCGCCGCCTGGACCGAGGTCATGCTCCGCTAACGCCCACCCCCGCCTGTGACCCGATCCTGCTACCTGTGTGGCAACCGCCTCGCCCTGGCCCTGCGCGCGACCGACCGACTGGCGGAAACAGGCGCTGAGCACGAAGTCTGGCGCTGTCCTGCCTGCGGCCTGGGCCAGACCTGGCCGCCCCTCGATCCTGCCGCCCTCGCCGCCGCCTACCCGCCCGACTACGCCTGCCACCGCCAAAGCAGCCGCCCTGCCTCCGGCTGGCGCGGGCGGCTCGTTCGCAGCCTTCTGGCGGCGCAGGGCTACCCGCAAACTGACCTGCTGCCCTTGCCGCGGTCGCTGGCCCGTGGGCTGGCTCGCGCCCGCGGCTGGGTCTGGCTTCCCCCGCCACCCCCGCCCGGCCGCCTGCTGGATGTGGGCTGCGGCAGCGGCGCCTACGGCGCCAGCCTCATCCGCCTGGGCTGGCAGGTCGATGGCATCGAAGCAAACGCCGGGGCCGCGGCCAGGGCGCACCAGGCCGGGCTGAGCCTGCAAACCGGCGCCGCCGAGACCGCTGACCTGTCCGCCGCCGCCTACGACGCCATCACTCTCTGGCACACGCTGGAACACCTGAACGACCCGCTGGCTGTGCTGCGCCGACTGCGCCCGGCCCTTTGCCCCGGCGGACGGCTGCTGGTCGAAGTCCCGAATGCCGACGGGTGGGTGGCCAGAGCCACCGGCGCCGCCTGGCTTCATCTCGATCTGCCCCGCCACCGCTTTCACTTCACACCCGCCAGCCTGCGCCTGATCCTCGACCTGGCCGGTTTCCATCTGGTCAAGCTCGAACACATCCCCAACCCGCACGGCCTGGCTGGTGGGCCAGGCTGGCGGTCGCGGGCCGCCCTCCTCCTCGGCTGGATGCTCGGCCTCAGCACGGCTGCCGTGGGCCGGGCCGATGTGATCCGGGCGACGGCTGTACCCCTGCCATGACCTCGTCCCGTCGTTTGGCCGCCTTCCTGCTGCTGGCCGCTATCCCCCTCGGCTTCCTGGCCGTCTTCTTCTTCTATCCCCTGTTTGCCATCCTGCGGCTCAGCCTCTTCCCC
Encoded proteins:
- a CDS encoding thiamine ABC transporter substrate-binding protein, yielding MNHLLRLSLLLLLPLVLLACAPPAAPAAQPEALILVTHDSFDISAEVLDQFKQETGIEVQILKTGDAGEMLNTLLLSSENPLGDVVYGIDNAFLSRALQAGLFAPYPSPLLADIPDPLELDPGHSLLPVDFGYVTLNYDKAWFEKKGLAPPSDLADLTQPAYKSLTVVQNPASSSPGLAFMLTTIARFGATGATTWLDYWRDLRANDVQIADGWSEAYYGGFTVGSGGEGDRPIVVSYATSPAAEVYFNNLTEPPTTSIDAPGNSFEQIEFVGILANSRRQEAARRLVDFLLSPTFQEDIPLHMFVYPANEKADAGELFEQWAAIPSQPARLAPDAIAAGREGWIAAWTEVMLR
- a CDS encoding class I SAM-dependent methyltransferase; amino-acid sequence: MTRSCYLCGNRLALALRATDRLAETGAEHEVWRCPACGLGQTWPPLDPAALAAAYPPDYACHRQSSRPASGWRGRLVRSLLAAQGYPQTDLLPLPRSLARGLARARGWVWLPPPPPPGRLLDVGCGSGAYGASLIRLGWQVDGIEANAGAAARAHQAGLSLQTGAAETADLSAAAYDAITLWHTLEHLNDPLAVLRRLRPALCPGGRLLVEVPNADGWVARATGAAWLHLDLPRHRFHFTPASLRLILDLAGFHLVKLEHIPNPHGLAGGPGWRSRAALLLGWMLGLSTAAVGRADVIRATAVPLP
- a CDS encoding thiamine diphosphokinase produces the protein MRAVLFANGHLPHPLAARRRLLPDDLILCADGGSRHALALGLRPHLVIGDLDSLAIADRAHLDRLGCTIEQHPADKDATDLELALHAARRLGADEVLLLAALGGRLDQALANLLLLAGPQFADLRLSLADGEQTAWVVRDRLSVTGRPGDTVSTLALSPQVEGLTYHGGLRWPLHDFTLPFGSSRGVSNEMTAAIAPISLRRGVLLVIHIPAHLFPEIPL